A genomic window from Vitis riparia cultivar Riparia Gloire de Montpellier isolate 1030 chromosome 16, EGFV_Vit.rip_1.0, whole genome shotgun sequence includes:
- the LOC117932889 gene encoding uncharacterized protein LOC117932889, producing the protein MSFFSSLFIFLFCLSIHLCSARHFGVLFHKGSATQIPFSSKGSVEEGKTDGDSIVGKNHGGAITLTQKAKESEAAVKEVKYVGKGSEILGFSCHLDLLKTAKIEGSRRQPRSMLEYASDVKDETIDSNNNDSQDAKVMDYEPPHGTPPIHNKQT; encoded by the exons ATGTCCTTCTTCTCTTCCCTTTTCATCTTCCTCTTTTGCCTTTCCATTCACCTATGCAGTGCTCGCCATTTCGGGGTACTCTTTCACAAGGGTTCTGCTACACAAATCCCTTTTTCGAGCAAG GGTTCAGTTGAAGAAGGGAAAACAGATGGTGATAGCATTGTTGGAAAGAATCATGGTGGTGCAATCACCCTCACCCAGAAGGCAAAGGAATCAGAGGCTGCTGTTAAGGAAGTGAAGTATGTTGGCAAAG GAAGTGAGATTCTTGGGTTTTCTTGTCACCTGGATTTGCTAAAGACAGCAAAAATAGAG GGATCAAGAAGGCAACCGAGATCAATGCTAGAATATGCCTCTGAcgtcaaagatgaaaccataGATTCCAACAATAATGATTCACAGGATGCGAAAGTGATGGATTATGAGCCACCCCATGGGACTCCTCCAATCCACAACAAACAAACCTAG
- the LOC117933620 gene encoding L10-interacting MYB domain-containing protein-like has translation MATQLPSSQDNNNQAAKWDATRDAYLVEQLLYHQSIGRRPQSVWSKEAWRETRAAFNLKFSTSYNVKVFKNRLTKLKDQHNTIRELIGVNGFGWDDHYHMVTAENTVWDEYILKYPKAKHFRGKTFPLYNRLCIMFEGMSSEGRDAQSIGRPKVIDETENAQSQRCVADVAYMDNDTVPSSDDETSSEQPIQNRTRMSPVSSTRRVRRRCESVGEKLISLLTDLLAGHAGKFHASQPLQTSATSGEYSYSECLQELKRIEGLAMSEIVKGAHVLKDEQNRIAFMTFEGPARVAFLQSCFK, from the exons ATGGCCACACAGTTACCCTCATCCCAAGACAATAACAACCAAGCAGCTAAATGGGATGCAACTCGCGATGCTTATCTTGTTGAGCAACTACTCTATCATCAAAGTATTGGAAGACGACCTCAATCTGTCTGGTCAAAGGAGGCTTGGAGGGAAACTCGTGCTGCCTTTAATCTTAAATTCAGCACATCATATAATGTAAAGGTGTTTAAAAACCGCCTAACAAAACTGAAGGATCAACACAACACCATAAGGGAGCTTATTGGTGTGAATGGTTTTGGTTGGGATGATCATTATCACATGGTCACTGCTGAAAACACAGTGTGGGACGAATATATACTG AAATATCCCAAAGCAAAACATTTCCGTGGAAAAACTTTTCCATTATACAATCGTCTTTGTATAATGTTCGAAGGCATGTCAAGTGAAGGCAGAGATGCACAATCCATTGGACGCCCAAAAGTGATTGATGAAACAGAAAATGCACAAAGTCAACGTTGCGTTGCTGACGTTGCCTACATGGACAATGATACAGTCCCAAGTAGTGATGATGAAACTTCATCAGAGCAGCCAATTCAAAATAGGACCAGGATGTCACCAGTATCAAGTACTCGTCGGGTAAGAAGAAGATGTGAAAGTGTTGGAGAAAAATTAATAAGCTTATTGACAGATTTGTTAGCTGGGCATGCTGGAAAATTTCATGCCAGCCAACCATTGCAAACATCAGCTACAAGTGGGGAATACTCTTACAGTGAATGCCTGCAAGAGTTGAAAAGGATTGAAGGCTTAGCTATGAGTGAAATTGTAAAGGGGGCTCATGTATTAaaggatgaacaaaacaggatAGCTTTCATGACTTTTGAAGGACCAGCTCGTGTAGCTTTCTTGCAATCTTGTTTTAAGTGA